In Sphingobacterium sp. lm-10, one DNA window encodes the following:
- a CDS encoding adenylyltransferase/cytidyltransferase family protein, giving the protein MRIGITFSSFDLLHAGHVKMLEDAKDQCDYLICGLQTDPTLDRAEKNKPTQTVVERYIQLKGCKHVDKIIPYATEQDLEDILRSFKFHVRILGDEYMYKNFTGRAYCEEKGIDLYFNRRENRFSSSALRQIVFEKQGEMEGTILPFKEPIALQNIKKVLVKG; this is encoded by the coding sequence ATGCGAATCGGAATAACATTCTCTTCTTTCGACTTATTACACGCCGGGCATGTAAAGATGCTGGAAGATGCAAAGGATCAGTGCGATTATTTAATTTGTGGTCTACAAACAGACCCTACATTAGATAGGGCAGAAAAAAACAAACCTACCCAAACGGTGGTAGAGCGGTATATTCAGCTAAAGGGATGTAAGCATGTGGATAAAATTATACCTTATGCCACAGAGCAAGATTTGGAAGATATTTTGCGCTCTTTTAAATTCCATGTTCGAATTTTAGGTGACGAATACATGTACAAGAACTTTACTGGCAGAGCTTACTGTGAGGAGAAGGGGATTGATCTTTATTTCAACCGTCGCGAAAACCGTTTTTCTAGTTCGGCACTACGACAAATTGTTTTTGAAAAGCAGGGTGAAATGGAAGGAACAATTTTACCATTCAAAGAGCCGATAGCGCTACAGAATATTAAAAAAGTGTTGGTAAAGGGATAG
- a CDS encoding M3 family oligoendopeptidase: MKTALAKPRTYVPQDLSILWENLEDLFTELQSREIADLPALERWMLDRNELDAVLQEDQAWRYIQMTCHTDNEEYAENFRYFTTEIEPKIAPIQNQLDQQLMANPLTSQLDPDRYFIYLRKVRKSLEIFRKENIPLFTEIQLKQQAYQAIVGNMTVSINGEEYTMQQASVRLLDTDRAIRQEAWEAITTVRLAQTQALEDIFQELLRLRHQVARNAGFENYRDYMFVAMGRFDYSVADCEAFHTAVAEHVVPVLQKLASERQQKLNLPSLQPWDMQVDPQNLSPLKPFQSGTELIDKTEQAFTALHPYMGQCLATMKTNGLFDVESRKGKAPGGYNYPLYESGAPFIFMNATGTMRDLTTMVHEGGHAIHTFITADLALNDFKELPSEVAELASMSMELLSMDQWHHFLPDADDLARAKKEQLDDVLSTLPWVATVDKFQHWLYTNPDHTPTQRAEAWKTIYDTFGHGFADWTSHEEAERYLWHKQLHIFEVPFYYIEYGFAQLGAISVWRNYLEDRDSALAQYLAALKLGYTKPIGKIYETAGVRFDFSADYVESLVKFIENERKQI, encoded by the coding sequence ATGAAGACTGCACTGGCAAAGCCAAGAACATATGTACCGCAAGATCTTTCGATCCTATGGGAGAATTTGGAAGACTTATTTACCGAATTACAAAGTCGCGAAATAGCGGATTTACCCGCCTTGGAAAGATGGATGTTGGATCGCAATGAACTAGATGCTGTGTTGCAAGAAGATCAGGCTTGGAGATACATCCAAATGACTTGCCATACGGACAACGAAGAATACGCTGAAAACTTTCGTTATTTCACGACCGAGATCGAGCCAAAGATCGCTCCTATACAAAACCAATTGGACCAACAACTAATGGCAAACCCATTGACCAGCCAATTGGATCCCGATCGCTATTTTATCTACCTGCGAAAAGTCAGGAAATCTTTAGAGATTTTCCGCAAGGAGAATATTCCTCTATTTACTGAAATACAGCTAAAGCAACAAGCTTATCAGGCGATCGTTGGGAATATGACGGTTAGCATCAACGGCGAAGAATATACGATGCAACAGGCCTCTGTTAGATTGCTGGATACGGATCGTGCAATTCGTCAAGAGGCTTGGGAAGCGATTACAACGGTTCGCCTGGCTCAGACACAAGCATTGGAAGATATCTTTCAGGAACTATTGCGACTGCGGCATCAGGTAGCACGAAACGCTGGTTTTGAGAATTATCGAGACTACATGTTTGTCGCCATGGGTCGATTCGATTATAGCGTCGCCGATTGTGAAGCTTTCCATACAGCCGTTGCCGAACACGTAGTACCGGTGTTACAAAAGCTCGCTAGTGAACGTCAACAAAAGCTAAATTTGCCTTCTCTGCAACCTTGGGACATGCAGGTAGATCCACAAAACCTGTCGCCCTTAAAGCCTTTCCAATCTGGAACAGAGCTGATTGATAAAACAGAGCAAGCATTTACCGCCTTGCATCCTTACATGGGGCAATGCTTGGCCACCATGAAAACAAATGGACTTTTTGATGTCGAAAGCCGGAAAGGTAAAGCGCCGGGTGGTTACAACTATCCATTATACGAATCGGGTGCTCCATTTATATTTATGAATGCGACCGGTACCATGCGCGATCTTACGACTATGGTACATGAGGGTGGGCATGCAATCCATACCTTCATCACGGCGGATCTTGCATTAAACGATTTCAAAGAACTTCCTTCGGAGGTAGCAGAATTGGCTTCCATGTCGATGGAATTATTGTCTATGGATCAGTGGCATCACTTCCTTCCCGATGCAGATGATCTCGCCCGAGCAAAGAAAGAACAGTTGGATGACGTGCTTTCTACGTTGCCTTGGGTGGCTACAGTCGATAAATTTCAGCACTGGCTCTACACTAATCCGGATCATACGCCTACGCAACGCGCTGAAGCCTGGAAAACCATTTATGATACTTTTGGCCATGGTTTCGCCGACTGGACAAGCCATGAAGAAGCCGAACGCTACCTGTGGCACAAGCAACTCCATATTTTTGAGGTTCCTTTTTATTATATTGAATATGGCTTTGCACAGTTGGGCGCCATTTCGGTATGGAGAAATTATTTGGAGGATCGTGATAGTGCACTGGCGCAATATCTGGCGGCATTGAAGCTAGGATATACCAAACCAATCGGCAAAATATACGAAACCGCTGGTGTTCGCTTTGATTTTTCGGCTGATTACGTCGAAAGTCTCGTAAAATTCATTGAAAACGAACGAAAACAAATTTAA
- a CDS encoding M16 family metallopeptidase encodes MKLLKPLALAFLLPTLGATAKPLYKNPMGLHSQALQVLAQDTISWSQPLPFDDGVIKGELENGFQYFIRKNVEPENRVTMYLAVKVGSILETEKELGLAHFLEHMNFNGLKHFPKNELVDYLQRAGVRFGSDLNAYTGFDETVYQLPIPSDDPELLKNGLQVMRDWAQDALLDEEEINKERGVVLEELRGSRGAQQRMRDQYFPLMLNGSRYAERLPIGKEDIITNFEPETIREFHQKWYRPDLQSIIVVGDIDPQMIEQEIKRLFGDMRVPSSPQDRKKYTVDLLNKNQFMVVTDPEMQYTVGQIFIKHPEEEVKTIGDYRRSLLKSVYNEMINGRLGELAQSANPPFLQAGIGISDFIGGLDNLSAFFVAKPGAMSDGLKSVVRELDRVKEFGFTDSEFSRAILSMQKNNERAYTERDKRRSDSYVDTYLNHFLKDKPALSDEDRYQITKELLTTLTLAEVETIDKQYYVDQNRDVLILAPDKEKANLPDEATVAAWFQEVSQETLTAYEDKVSELPLLASEPAKGTVTERSDLQAIDAKSWKLSNGVTVVLKPTKFKNDEILIHAFGPGGTSLYADEEFFSASNSASLVNSSGLGQMTTVELQKYLSDKKANISPFIGERTQGLSGSADKEGLKTAFEMIYGYFTVPRIEDDVFKSTINRAISSMENRENNPSFVFSETIQKSLYGDNIRRNPATVANIQSINQQRALEIFQERFADASDFTFMIVGSFNEEEITPLIEQYIASLPTKQRDNAAKDLHIVEPTSGFEKIVHKGKEEKAQVRLSYYGDYTYNEAENLNMDALESVLSIKLIERLREEESGVYGTGASASYRKLPSGRYSFHIGFGTSIDKYDGLIKSALDEIRKVKENGPTQVDLDKFFIEQKRQHEVNLKENSFWLNSLNNALSNEEELAAIVRLNADLEKVTVETVKEVANKYLDETKLFRFILLPDAK; translated from the coding sequence ATGAAATTACTTAAACCTTTGGCGTTGGCTTTCCTATTACCTACTTTGGGCGCCACCGCTAAACCGCTTTACAAAAATCCTATGGGATTGCATTCGCAAGCCTTGCAGGTATTGGCTCAGGATACAATTTCTTGGTCTCAACCTTTACCATTTGATGATGGTGTAATTAAAGGCGAGTTGGAAAATGGATTTCAATATTTCATTCGTAAAAACGTGGAGCCGGAGAATCGGGTAACCATGTATCTTGCAGTGAAGGTAGGCTCGATTCTGGAAACCGAAAAGGAATTGGGCTTGGCGCATTTCTTAGAGCACATGAACTTCAACGGGTTGAAGCATTTTCCTAAAAATGAATTAGTGGATTATCTTCAACGTGCCGGGGTTCGCTTTGGTAGTGACCTGAATGCGTACACTGGTTTTGATGAAACAGTATACCAATTGCCAATTCCATCCGATGATCCAGAATTACTAAAAAATGGATTGCAAGTGATGCGCGATTGGGCGCAAGATGCGCTTTTAGACGAAGAAGAAATTAATAAAGAACGTGGTGTCGTGCTAGAAGAGTTACGCGGTTCGCGCGGCGCACAACAACGTATGCGTGACCAATATTTCCCATTAATGCTGAATGGCTCCAGGTATGCTGAACGCCTGCCCATTGGCAAGGAAGATATCATTACGAACTTTGAGCCAGAGACAATCCGCGAATTTCATCAAAAATGGTATCGCCCAGATCTGCAATCGATCATCGTGGTGGGAGATATAGATCCTCAAATGATAGAACAGGAGATCAAGCGTCTGTTTGGCGATATGCGTGTACCATCGTCTCCTCAAGATCGGAAGAAGTATACAGTTGATTTGCTCAACAAAAATCAGTTTATGGTGGTGACCGACCCAGAAATGCAATACACAGTCGGACAGATATTTATAAAACATCCTGAGGAGGAAGTCAAAACAATTGGAGATTATAGACGATCCTTGCTCAAATCCGTGTATAACGAAATGATTAACGGTCGTCTTGGAGAATTGGCGCAGTCGGCTAACCCACCATTTTTGCAGGCAGGGATCGGTATTAGTGATTTTATTGGTGGCTTGGATAATCTATCTGCCTTTTTTGTGGCTAAGCCAGGTGCTATGTCTGACGGCTTGAAATCGGTTGTGCGCGAATTGGATCGTGTGAAGGAGTTTGGTTTTACAGATTCAGAGTTTTCTCGTGCCATTCTGTCCATGCAAAAGAATAATGAACGTGCTTACACAGAGCGAGACAAGCGCCGTTCGGATAGTTATGTAGATACCTACCTTAACCACTTTTTGAAAGATAAACCGGCATTAAGCGACGAAGATCGCTATCAAATTACTAAGGAATTGTTGACGACATTGACATTGGCTGAGGTAGAAACTATTGACAAGCAGTATTATGTGGATCAAAACCGTGATGTATTGATTCTGGCTCCTGATAAAGAAAAGGCCAATCTTCCGGATGAAGCAACCGTTGCGGCCTGGTTTCAAGAGGTTAGTCAGGAAACATTAACAGCTTATGAAGATAAAGTATCCGAATTACCTTTACTAGCTTCAGAGCCAGCAAAAGGAACAGTTACTGAACGATCGGATCTACAAGCTATTGACGCAAAATCGTGGAAACTAAGTAATGGCGTGACCGTCGTATTGAAACCTACAAAGTTTAAAAACGACGAAATTCTAATTCATGCATTTGGCCCAGGTGGTACTTCATTGTATGCAGACGAAGAATTTTTTAGTGCTTCCAACTCTGCTTCATTGGTCAACAGTAGTGGGTTAGGGCAGATGACGACAGTAGAACTGCAAAAGTACCTGTCAGACAAAAAAGCGAATATAAGCCCTTTTATCGGGGAACGTACACAAGGGCTTTCTGGTTCGGCAGATAAAGAAGGTTTGAAAACGGCCTTTGAAATGATTTACGGTTATTTTACTGTTCCTCGTATTGAAGATGATGTGTTTAAAAGCACCATCAATCGCGCCATATCATCGATGGAAAACCGGGAAAACAATCCTTCATTTGTGTTTAGCGAAACGATTCAAAAAAGCCTTTACGGAGATAATATACGACGCAACCCAGCGACTGTAGCGAATATTCAATCCATCAACCAACAGCGGGCTTTAGAAATTTTTCAGGAACGTTTTGCAGACGCATCTGATTTCACATTTATGATAGTGGGCTCATTTAATGAGGAAGAGATTACGCCGTTGATCGAGCAGTACATAGCTTCCTTGCCTACCAAACAAAGGGATAATGCAGCCAAAGATCTACACATTGTAGAGCCAACCTCTGGCTTCGAAAAAATTGTCCATAAAGGTAAAGAAGAGAAGGCTCAAGTAAGGTTATCCTATTATGGTGATTATACTTATAATGAAGCCGAAAATCTAAATATGGATGCGTTGGAGTCGGTGTTGTCCATTAAACTGATTGAGCGATTGCGCGAAGAAGAAAGTGGTGTGTATGGTACGGGGGCTAGCGCTAGCTATCGCAAACTGCCTAGTGGTCGATATTCCTTCCATATCGGATTTGGTACTAGTATAGACAAGTATGATGGGTTGATCAAATCGGCATTGGATGAGATTCGTAAAGTGAAAGAAAACGGTCCGACACAAGTCGATCTGGACAAGTTCTTTATTGAGCAAAAGCGTCAGCATGAAGTAAATCTGAAAGAGAACAGTTTTTGGCTTAATTCACTGAACAATGCATTGAGTAACGAGGAAGAACTCGCCGCTATCGTACGACTCAATGCTGATCTGGAAAAGGTTACAGTGGAGACCGTAAAAGAGGTGGCAAACAAATATTTAGATGAAACGAAGTTGTTTCGATTTATCCTTTTACCAGATGCTAAGTAA
- a CDS encoding LPXTG cell wall anchor domain-containing protein, translated as MKNWLCGLVLSGFLSNLVAQTTPVNQTESSPTGYVLIGILLLAIVIFMLYRRQKRKFND; from the coding sequence ATGAAAAATTGGTTGTGTGGGTTGGTCTTGAGTGGGTTTCTTTCCAATTTGGTGGCGCAAACTACACCTGTGAATCAAACTGAATCATCACCAACCGGTTATGTTTTAATTGGTATTCTGTTGCTGGCTATCGTGATATTCATGTTGTACCGGCGACAAAAGAGAAAATTCAACGATTAA
- the lepA gene encoding translation elongation factor 4, protein MEHIRNFCIIAHIDHGKSTLADRLLEFTNTITQREAQAQLLDNMDLERERGITIKSHAIQMDFTRDGQKYTLNLIDTPGHVDFSYEVSRSIAACEGALLIVDASQGIQAQTISNLYLALEHDLEIIPILNKMDLPGAMPEEVKDQIVDLIGGKREDIIPASGKTGMGVPDILDAIIDRIPAPVGDPKGELQALIFDSVFNSFRGIMAYFKVENGEIRKGDKVKFVATGREYFADEIGTLKLNQVAKDVIKTGDVGYIISGIKEAREVKVGDTITHKERPCTSAIQGFEEVKPMVFAGIYPVDTEDYEELRESMHRLQLNDASLVFEPESSAALGFGFRCGFLGMLHMEIIQERLEREFNMTVITTVPNVSYKAYLTKDKEEVIVHNPSDLPDPSKLDAIEEPYIKANIITKSDFVGPVMSLCIQKRGTIVNQSYLTSDRVELVFEMPMGEIVFDFYDKLKTISKGYASFDYHQIGYRTSDLVRLDIRLNDEPVDALSSLIHRSNAYDFGKKICEKLKELLPRQQFEIRIQASIGAKIIARETISALRKDVTAKCYGGDISRKRKLLEKQKKGKKRMRSVGNVEIPQSAFMAVLKLD, encoded by the coding sequence ATGGAGCATATACGCAATTTTTGCATCATCGCGCACATTGATCACGGAAAGAGCACCTTGGCCGATAGACTGTTGGAATTTACCAACACCATTACGCAGCGCGAAGCGCAGGCGCAATTATTGGACAATATGGATCTGGAGCGGGAGCGAGGAATCACAATCAAAAGTCATGCGATCCAGATGGATTTCACGCGCGACGGACAAAAATATACGCTAAATCTGATCGATACGCCAGGGCACGTCGACTTTTCTTACGAGGTATCCCGTTCTATTGCGGCCTGTGAAGGTGCGCTTTTGATCGTCGATGCTTCACAAGGTATTCAGGCACAGACTATATCTAACTTATACTTGGCTTTAGAGCATGACCTAGAAATCATTCCTATCTTAAATAAGATGGATTTACCAGGAGCCATGCCCGAAGAAGTGAAAGATCAAATCGTGGATTTGATCGGCGGAAAGCGCGAGGATATTATTCCAGCTTCCGGCAAGACGGGAATGGGTGTTCCAGATATTCTGGATGCTATTATCGATCGTATTCCGGCACCGGTTGGAGATCCAAAAGGAGAATTACAAGCGTTGATCTTTGACTCTGTATTTAATTCTTTCCGTGGAATTATGGCCTACTTTAAAGTGGAGAATGGCGAAATCCGTAAGGGAGATAAAGTGAAGTTTGTCGCTACAGGAAGAGAGTATTTTGCCGACGAAATCGGAACGTTGAAGCTCAATCAAGTAGCCAAAGATGTGATCAAAACCGGTGATGTAGGCTATATTATATCGGGTATCAAAGAAGCCCGAGAAGTGAAAGTAGGAGATACCATCACCCACAAAGAACGCCCATGTACATCGGCGATCCAAGGATTTGAAGAAGTAAAACCCATGGTGTTTGCCGGAATATACCCGGTAGATACGGAAGATTACGAGGAGCTTCGCGAATCGATGCACCGCTTGCAACTAAATGATGCTTCTTTGGTTTTCGAACCAGAATCTTCCGCCGCACTAGGTTTTGGTTTCCGTTGTGGATTCTTGGGCATGTTGCACATGGAAATTATCCAGGAACGTCTGGAGCGTGAGTTCAACATGACGGTGATTACCACCGTACCCAATGTTTCTTACAAAGCCTACCTTACCAAGGATAAAGAAGAAGTTATAGTACACAATCCGTCGGATCTTCCTGATCCAAGTAAGTTGGATGCGATTGAAGAACCCTATATCAAAGCAAATATCATCACTAAATCTGACTTCGTCGGGCCAGTAATGTCTTTGTGTATTCAGAAAAGAGGTACCATTGTAAACCAATCGTACCTGACTTCTGATCGCGTTGAATTGGTATTTGAAATGCCGATGGGGGAGATTGTATTTGATTTTTATGATAAATTGAAAACAATATCTAAGGGATACGCTTCGTTTGATTATCATCAGATCGGCTACCGTACATCAGACTTGGTTCGCTTGGATATTCGTTTAAATGATGAACCAGTGGATGCGCTATCGTCGCTAATTCACCGTAGTAATGCGTATGATTTTGGCAAGAAGATTTGTGAGAAGCTAAAAGAGTTATTGCCTCGGCAACAGTTCGAAATTCGTATTCAAGCATCTATCGGTGCAAAAATCATAGCCCGTGAAACCATTTCTGCATTGCGTAAAGATGTAACTGCGAAATGTTATGGAGGAGATATCTCTCGTAAACGGAAGTTATTGGAAAAACAGAAAAAAGGAAAGAAACGTATGCGTTCGGTAGGAAATGTAGAGATTCCTCAGTCTGCATTTATGGCGGTTCTAAAACTTGATTAA
- the glgX gene encoding glycogen debranching protein GlgX, giving the protein METKVLTGSPYPLGATYDGKGVNFSIYAENADGVELCFFNKTDDPTESVKIRIKERTHQVWHVYVPGIHPGQLYGYRVHGPFEPTAGHRFNANKLLIDPYAKAIAGTLEWDDSLFGYEVGHEDEDLSFSTVDSAPYIPKCVVVDESFDWEGDKAPKIPLHKSIIYETHVKGFTQLHPDIPEDIRGTYLAMAHPVTIEYLKNLGVTAIELMPIHHFITDRHLKDQGLTNYWGYNSVGFFAPDVRYAAKGVQGEQVREFKEMVKALHQAGMEVILDVVYNHTGEGNQMGPTLSFRGIDNAAYYRLTEDPRYYMDYTGTGNTLNAMLPSVLRMIMDSLRYWIQEMHVDGFRFDLASTLARELHEVNKLSSFFDVIHQDPIISQVKLIAEPWDIGEGGYQVGKFPSGWAEWNGKYRDCMRDYWIGAESMLGEFAERFMGSSDLYQDDYRKPTASINFITAHDGFTLNDLVSYNEKHNDANGENNQDGESHNRSWNCGAEGPTEDNDINALRSKQMRNMLTTLLLSQGVPMLVAGDEFARTQGGNNNAYCQDNEISWLDWVSRDESLQKFTAQLIAFRKSHPSFCRRKWFQGMPIKGIGLQDIAWFLPEGNEMDDEHWQHDFARSLAVFLNGNGIRSLNDDGEKIKDDNFYILFNAHFETINYRLPSAKYGQKWTKVINTEYDTIDEHDTFGPEEEVAVQGRSIIVLKADSNIPNN; this is encoded by the coding sequence ATGGAGACAAAAGTACTCACCGGTTCACCCTACCCTCTAGGCGCTACCTATGATGGCAAGGGCGTGAACTTTTCTATTTATGCAGAAAACGCCGATGGTGTAGAATTATGTTTTTTTAATAAAACAGACGATCCAACGGAATCTGTTAAAATTCGAATCAAGGAGCGCACACACCAAGTGTGGCATGTTTATGTACCTGGAATTCATCCAGGACAATTATATGGGTATCGGGTACACGGTCCCTTTGAACCAACGGCCGGACATCGCTTCAATGCCAACAAATTACTCATCGATCCGTATGCCAAAGCCATTGCTGGCACTTTAGAATGGGACGATTCCTTATTCGGGTATGAAGTAGGCCATGAAGACGAAGACCTTAGTTTCAGTACGGTGGATAGTGCTCCTTATATTCCTAAATGTGTGGTTGTAGACGAATCCTTTGATTGGGAAGGAGATAAAGCACCTAAAATACCTTTACATAAAAGCATTATTTATGAAACACATGTAAAAGGCTTCACCCAACTTCATCCCGACATTCCGGAAGACATACGCGGTACTTATCTTGCGATGGCGCACCCGGTCACGATAGAATATTTGAAAAATTTGGGTGTTACGGCCATTGAACTGATGCCAATTCATCACTTTATCACAGATCGACATCTGAAAGATCAGGGTTTGACGAATTACTGGGGTTACAACAGCGTTGGCTTCTTCGCACCCGACGTACGCTATGCCGCTAAAGGTGTACAAGGTGAGCAGGTTCGAGAGTTTAAGGAAATGGTGAAAGCGCTACATCAAGCCGGCATGGAGGTGATATTGGATGTGGTGTACAATCACACGGGTGAAGGTAACCAAATGGGACCAACACTCTCCTTCCGCGGCATTGACAATGCGGCGTATTACCGATTGACAGAAGACCCACGTTATTATATGGATTACACCGGCACGGGCAATACGCTAAACGCTATGCTTCCTAGTGTTTTACGTATGATTATGGATAGCCTACGCTATTGGATTCAAGAAATGCATGTAGATGGATTCCGATTTGACCTAGCCTCTACATTAGCGCGAGAACTACACGAAGTGAATAAATTGAGTTCCTTTTTCGATGTTATCCATCAGGATCCGATTATTTCGCAGGTAAAGTTAATTGCGGAACCATGGGATATTGGTGAAGGTGGTTATCAAGTTGGTAAATTTCCTTCCGGGTGGGCAGAATGGAATGGTAAATACCGTGATTGTATGCGCGATTACTGGATCGGGGCAGAATCTATGTTAGGTGAGTTTGCCGAGCGTTTTATGGGATCTTCCGATTTATACCAGGATGATTATCGTAAACCCACTGCCAGCATCAACTTTATCACAGCACACGACGGTTTTACCTTAAACGATCTGGTATCTTACAATGAGAAGCATAATGATGCCAACGGAGAAAATAATCAAGACGGAGAAAGCCACAATAGATCTTGGAACTGCGGTGCCGAAGGGCCTACAGAAGACAACGATATTAACGCATTGCGAAGCAAGCAAATGCGCAATATGCTCACCACACTCTTGCTATCGCAAGGCGTACCGATGTTGGTTGCTGGGGATGAGTTTGCGCGAACACAAGGAGGTAATAATAATGCCTATTGTCAGGACAACGAAATTTCTTGGTTAGACTGGGTTAGTAGGGATGAAAGCCTGCAAAAATTTACCGCTCAATTAATTGCATTCCGTAAATCGCACCCATCATTCTGTAGACGCAAATGGTTTCAGGGAATGCCTATCAAAGGAATCGGCCTACAGGATATCGCTTGGTTCCTGCCAGAAGGCAACGAAATGGACGACGAGCACTGGCAACATGATTTTGCCCGCTCTTTGGCTGTTTTCTTAAATGGGAATGGTATTCGCTCCCTGAATGATGACGGAGAAAAAATTAAAGACGATAATTTCTACATCCTATTTAATGCACATTTCGAAACCATTAATTACCGATTGCCTTCTGCAAAATATGGTCAGAAATGGACTAAGGTAATCAACACGGAATATGACACAATCGATGAGCATGATACATTTGGCCCCGAAGAAGAAGTCGCTGTTCAAGGCCGTTCGATCATTGTATTGAAAGCTGATAGTAACATTCCTAATAACTAA
- a CDS encoding adenylyltransferase/cytidyltransferase family protein, giving the protein MRIGITFGAFDMLHAGQIVFLAEARKKCDYLIVGLCTDGQVDAARKSKPVQSIVERFIQLEGSPSVDEIIPFENDDDLMDLLQTISVDVRFVGSEYENVPFTGKDYCDEAGIAVCFINRAHRFSARSLRKIVAEKQAAKLMS; this is encoded by the coding sequence ATGAGAATAGGAATAACATTCGGAGCATTCGATATGCTTCATGCAGGACAAATTGTCTTTTTGGCGGAAGCACGCAAAAAGTGCGATTACCTGATCGTGGGCTTATGTACTGATGGACAGGTAGATGCTGCACGAAAAAGCAAACCAGTGCAGTCGATTGTAGAGCGGTTCATACAATTGGAAGGTAGCCCAAGCGTAGACGAGATCATCCCGTTCGAAAACGACGACGATCTGATGGATTTACTGCAAACCATTTCGGTAGACGTAAGATTCGTTGGTAGTGAGTACGAAAATGTACCATTTACTGGAAAGGATTATTGTGACGAAGCAGGCATAGCCGTCTGTTTTATTAATCGTGCGCACCGATTTTCAGCGCGATCTTTACGAAAGATAGTGGCAGAGAAACAAGCAGCAAAATTGATGTCTTAA